The Alteribacter populi genomic sequence CAGTTTATTGAGACGGCAAAATCCGTATTTCACTTCAATCATTTGTATGTTCTCATTGTACGTTCACGTTCCTGTTTTTAATCACAGGAAACCAAATCAATTTTTATTTAAAGGTTTATCTCTAACTAGTATGTGTTCAAAAAGGAGGATAGCGCATCAAGCCTGCGAAGACCTGAGGTATAATCCCTGACTTTTTAATCACCACTGATTACACCTTCATTGTATCACAGGGAACCCGCTAATCCGAAATAGAACGATTTCTCTGAATTGATATTTTTCAAGCATAAAGCAGTGAATTTCCCCTGTCAAATATTATTACCTTTTCTTATGTATCCATTTCCACATTTGGATGTATTTAACCTTTTAGTTGTTAGAAATAATTTTCTACAAATACCGCCGAAAACTGCATCCTGCTTGTTACCTATTTACTCTTATGTATGTTTAAAGCAAGGTACGAGTGTGCCGTACCTTGCTCATTAACTGCTTAGAAGATAAGACAGATAACTGTCTTTTTCCTCATTTATAAAAACAATTTATGCTTTTGTTTTGGCTTCTTCGACAAGAAGGTCAATCGCTTTTCTTACTTTAAGATCACCTTTCATTGTCTCGATGCCGCCTTGCATGTCTAAGATTTGCTTGAGTTCCTCTTTAGAACGCTGGTATGTTTCAGCCATTTTATCCAACTCAGCATCGACATCATCATCAGATGCTTCGAGTTCTTCAGCTTCAGCAATCGCTTCGAGCGTTAAGTTCATGCGTACACGCTTTTCAGCATCGTCCATAAACTGGGCTTTCATTCCTTCTTCGTCTGTACCAGAGAACTGATAATACATGTCAAGGGTCATCCCTTGAGCTTGAAGGCGCTGACCAAATTCTTGAAGCATACGATCTGTTTCTGTTTCGGCCATCGCTTTAGGAACATCGATCTCTGCGTTCTCTGTTGCTCGTTCGACAAGAGAGTCACGCTTTTTCATATCCGCTTCTTGCTCGCGGCTTGTTTCTAGTTTTTCTTGCAAGTTTTTCTTAAGTTCATCTAACGTTTCAACGTTTTCATCTACGTCTTTCGCAAACTCATCGTCAAGCTCTGGGAGCTCTTTACGCTTGATGTCATGCAATGTCACTTTAAATACAGCAGGCTTACCAGCAAGCTCTTCTGAATGATAATCCTCTGGGAAATTAACGTTTACTTCTTTTTCATCTTCCGTTTTAGTTCCGATTAATTGCTCTTCGAAACCTGGGATGAACTGGCCAGAACCAATTTCTAGTGAATAGTTTTCAGCTTTTCCACCTTCAAACGCTTCACCATCAACAAAGCCTTCAAAGTCCATAACAACAGTGTCGCCATCTTGAACTTCGCCTTCTTCTACAGCGACTAAATCTGCGTTTTTCTCTTGTAATTGCTTGATTTCATTTTCAAGGTCTTCTTCTGTTACTTCTGTGCTTTCTTCTTCCACTTCTAAGCCTTTATACTCACCTAGTTTTACCTCAGGCTTAACCGTAACCGTTGCTTTAAATACAAGAGTTTCGCCTTTTTCCATGTTTTCGATGTCAATTTCAGGACGATCGACTGGTTCAATACCTGTTTCTTCGATTGCTTGTGAGTAAGCTTCTGGTAAGAGAATATCCAGTGCGTCTTGATAAAGAGACTCTACACCAAAGCGTTGTTCAAACATAGAACGAGGTACTTTACCTTTACGGAACCCAGGTACGTTTACTTTTTTAACCACTTTTTTAAAAGCTTCATCTAGAGCTGTATCCACACGTTCTTTTTCAACTTCTACCGTAAGAACGCCGGAGTTGCCTTCTAATTTTTCGAATTTTGCAGTCATTTATTGTTCCCTCCAACATCTGTAAAAATACTACTTTCTTAATAAACACGCAGTTTGCAACCATTTTATTATAACACACGTGCTTTTCATTTCAATCATTTCTAACAGGGGATGTTCAAAAAGTCTAGAAACACACAGACTACTTTTGGGTTATGTAATCGAATCAGTAGATTGGAATAAATGAGATTCAATCGATTGGATATGCTTTACTGCTTCTTTCGTCGGTTTAGGTGAAGCTTCATATAAATCAATGATTTCATCGAGTTCCAACCTTCCGTTATCATTTTCCATTAAAAGCTCAAGGCCTAAGTAATGAAGAGCAGCTGACCATACTTTTGTATCTAGTGGTATAGGAGCCTTTGGATACAAGGCAAATAAATAATGCCACCAGACTTGCATAACCATTTCGACTAATGTTGGGCTCTCCTGGCCTAGGCGTCCGTCTAAAACTTGTGCTACTTCATTTCCAAAGCGTTCGTGAAATACATCTTCTAATTCTGTTATATGTATCGTATATGTATCGCCAAACTTATGTACAACAAAACTTCCTTCTATGTTCATATCTTTCATCATTTGGAGCACGTAGCTTTTTAATACAGGGTCATTTTCTTTCTCTCGTAAAAAAGCACGATATGCTTCGACGACCTTTTCCGTGTTAACTTGGCTTAGCTTTTTCAACGCTCCCCATTGCTGATTTGCGTCTCCTTGTTCTAATATTTCGATCCATTCATCTGGAGAACTGAACTGATCAAGGGTCTCTTCTTCTT encodes the following:
- the tig gene encoding trigger factor; its protein translation is MTAKFEKLEGNSGVLTVEVEKERVDTALDEAFKKVVKKVNVPGFRKGKVPRSMFEQRFGVESLYQDALDILLPEAYSQAIEETGIEPVDRPEIDIENMEKGETLVFKATVTVKPEVKLGEYKGLEVEEESTEVTEEDLENEIKQLQEKNADLVAVEEGEVQDGDTVVMDFEGFVDGEAFEGGKAENYSLEIGSGQFIPGFEEQLIGTKTEDEKEVNVNFPEDYHSEELAGKPAVFKVTLHDIKRKELPELDDEFAKDVDENVETLDELKKNLQEKLETSREQEADMKKRDSLVERATENAEIDVPKAMAETETDRMLQEFGQRLQAQGMTLDMYYQFSGTDEEGMKAQFMDDAEKRVRMNLTLEAIAEAEELEASDDDVDAELDKMAETYQRSKEELKQILDMQGGIETMKGDLKVRKAIDLLVEEAKTKA
- a CDS encoding tetratricopeptide repeat protein is translated as MGNEKKGHHDNVIMFPGLVARLVDKGMAALKEKKHYDALQYFQQSTELEPTHPQARYGLVITNIELNRLDEAKTHCEAMLKEGIGQYYEVLQVYVSLLVQLGKYEEVVMMLESVMEEDKLPPQMAESFYQLLEFSRQMTSHHQIDVAEEEETLDQFSSPDEWIEILEQGDANQQWGALKKLSQVNTEKVVEAYRAFLREKENDPVLKSYVLQMMKDMNIEGSFVVHKFGDTYTIHITELEDVFHERFGNEVAQVLDGRLGQESPTLVEMVMQVWWHYLFALYPKAPIPLDTKVWSAALHYLGLELLMENDNGRLELDEIIDLYEASPKPTKEAVKHIQSIESHLFQSTDSIT